A portion of the Mycobacterium paraseoulense genome contains these proteins:
- a CDS encoding GMC family oxidoreductase: MSEFDYVVVGGGSAGCVLADRLSVDPGNKVLLLEAGGTDRNPLVSMPKGFAFLMKNPRYVWEYDVEPFGPHRQQEHWVRGKLLGGSSSINGLVYNRGQAADYDDIVARGNPGWGWDQMLRVFRAIEDHSLGPSAVRGAGGPLGVSVINTHDEVSEALMDAATTLGIKRVEDINASDEERTGYTAATMRKGKRVNSARAFLHPAMKRPNLTVLTGAIAQRIVFESDRAVGVEVSSAKGKQELRASREVIVSCGSLATPKLLQLSGIGPKEVLTAAGVDVRVDSPRIGEGLREHRCIPLQMRLKENKGYNRFLSTPVGQARAGLRYLTTRKGPIGTAAYDMLTFIRADPASDRPDAQVLMTPFSLGVGPVDGGIEGRAGLSLLGFVLRPTSQGSVRIRSADPGQPPRVEVAYLETDYDKRVSVAMFRRMREIVEQHPVADMIFSEIEPGPAVDDDDSILRAGLLYGGAGYHASGACAMGPGESDPLDASLRVRGVPGLRVVDVSILPTMVAGNLNGPIMAMAWRAAEMILEDR; the protein is encoded by the coding sequence GTGAGCGAGTTCGACTACGTCGTGGTGGGTGGCGGGTCTGCGGGGTGTGTACTGGCTGATCGGCTCAGTGTGGACCCCGGCAACAAAGTCTTGCTCCTCGAGGCTGGCGGCACCGACCGCAACCCGTTGGTGTCAATGCCCAAGGGCTTCGCGTTCTTGATGAAAAACCCGCGCTACGTGTGGGAGTACGACGTGGAACCGTTTGGGCCGCACCGACAGCAGGAGCATTGGGTCAGGGGCAAGCTACTCGGCGGGTCGAGTTCGATCAATGGGCTGGTCTACAACAGAGGTCAGGCGGCCGACTACGACGATATCGTCGCCCGCGGCAATCCCGGTTGGGGTTGGGACCAGATGCTGCGCGTCTTCCGGGCTATCGAGGATCACAGTCTGGGCCCCTCCGCGGTCCGCGGCGCCGGCGGCCCCCTCGGTGTAAGCGTTATCAACACCCACGACGAGGTCTCCGAGGCGCTGATGGATGCCGCGACCACTCTGGGCATCAAGCGGGTCGAGGACATCAACGCCTCCGACGAGGAGCGCACCGGGTACACCGCGGCCACGATGCGGAAGGGTAAACGAGTCAACTCCGCGAGGGCTTTTCTGCACCCCGCTATGAAGCGGCCCAACCTCACGGTGCTGACCGGCGCAATCGCCCAACGAATCGTCTTCGAATCCGATCGCGCCGTGGGTGTGGAGGTGAGTTCGGCCAAGGGCAAGCAGGAGCTTCGAGCCTCCCGCGAGGTGATCGTCTCGTGCGGGAGTTTGGCAACTCCGAAGCTGTTGCAACTGTCGGGGATTGGGCCGAAAGAAGTATTGACCGCGGCCGGCGTCGACGTCAGGGTGGACAGCCCCCGAATCGGCGAAGGATTGCGCGAGCACCGGTGCATACCGCTGCAGATGCGGCTCAAAGAGAACAAAGGCTACAACCGGTTTCTGTCCACCCCCGTTGGCCAGGCGCGCGCGGGGCTGCGCTATCTGACCACCCGCAAGGGGCCGATCGGCACCGCCGCCTACGACATGCTCACTTTCATCCGCGCCGACCCGGCCAGCGACCGGCCCGACGCGCAAGTGCTCATGACACCCTTCTCGTTGGGTGTCGGGCCCGTTGACGGGGGCATCGAAGGCCGGGCGGGCCTATCCCTCCTGGGCTTCGTTCTGCGGCCGACCAGTCAGGGCTCGGTGCGGATTCGATCGGCCGATCCCGGTCAACCGCCGCGCGTCGAGGTCGCGTACCTCGAAACCGATTACGACAAAAGGGTATCGGTGGCAATGTTCCGGCGCATGCGGGAGATCGTCGAGCAGCATCCCGTGGCCGACATGATCTTTTCCGAGATCGAACCCGGGCCCGCGGTCGACGACGACGACAGCATCCTGCGGGCAGGACTGCTCTACGGCGGCGCCGGGTATCACGCGTCCGGGGCGTGCGCGATGGGCCCGGGGGAATCCGACCCGTTGGACGCCAGCCTGCGTGTGCGTGGGGTGCCCGGCCTGCGCGTCGTCGACGTGTCCATCCTGCCGACGATGGTGGCCGGCAATCTCAACGGCCCCATCATGGCGATGGCCTGGCGGGCCGCCGAAATGATCCTCGAGGACCGATGA
- a CDS encoding CaiB/BaiF CoA transferase family protein, whose amino-acid sequence MTAVMQGIRVLEVAEHTFVPAASAILSDWGADVIKVEPAERGDAMRGIMSTGNLGLDGGAWHPLLQHSNRGKRSIGLDLSTPEGVDILYKLAATCDVFLTNKLPAVRSKLRIDVDDIRAANPNIVYVRGSGFGSRGPDADRGGYDVLGYWCRAGVAYGAKPVEFEAIPGQPAPAYGDSIGAMTIAGGISAALLHRERTGQPPVVDVSLLATGMWAMGAAIALSHELNHPWGQFPVGTDVGNPLVATYQTSDGHWLQLACLQGFHYWPETCRVMGLAELVDDERFADVASFAANSPVARSILAERFASAPLAEWKQRLGDFRGQWAPVQDSIEVTADPQVIANGYVVQAEAASGEKHPLVATPVQFDDEPAPTRRAPDFNEHGDAILTDDLGMDWDDIIDLKVKGVVA is encoded by the coding sequence ATGACCGCTGTGATGCAAGGGATCCGCGTCCTCGAGGTCGCCGAGCACACCTTCGTTCCCGCGGCGTCGGCGATCCTGTCCGACTGGGGCGCGGACGTGATCAAGGTGGAACCCGCCGAGCGCGGCGACGCGATGCGAGGCATCATGTCGACCGGCAACCTAGGCCTCGACGGTGGTGCGTGGCATCCGCTGCTGCAACATTCCAATCGCGGAAAGCGAAGCATCGGTTTGGATTTGAGCACGCCCGAAGGCGTCGACATCCTCTACAAGCTGGCGGCGACCTGCGACGTCTTCCTGACCAACAAGCTGCCCGCGGTTCGTTCCAAGCTGCGCATCGACGTCGACGACATCCGGGCCGCCAATCCCAACATCGTTTACGTCCGTGGATCAGGGTTCGGCTCGCGCGGCCCGGACGCCGATCGCGGGGGATATGACGTGCTGGGCTACTGGTGCCGCGCCGGCGTCGCCTACGGGGCCAAACCCGTTGAATTCGAGGCGATTCCGGGCCAACCCGCGCCCGCGTATGGTGACTCGATCGGCGCGATGACCATTGCGGGCGGCATCTCGGCGGCACTGCTGCATCGCGAACGCACGGGCCAGCCGCCGGTTGTCGACGTGTCGCTTCTCGCCACCGGAATGTGGGCGATGGGGGCCGCCATCGCGTTGTCGCACGAGTTGAACCATCCGTGGGGCCAGTTCCCGGTCGGCACAGATGTGGGCAACCCGCTGGTGGCCACCTACCAGACGTCGGACGGGCACTGGTTGCAATTGGCGTGCCTGCAGGGATTCCACTACTGGCCCGAGACTTGTCGGGTGATGGGCCTGGCCGAATTGGTCGATGACGAGCGGTTCGCCGATGTCGCAAGCTTCGCCGCGAACAGCCCCGTCGCGAGGTCGATCCTGGCCGAGCGATTCGCCTCTGCGCCGCTGGCCGAATGGAAGCAACGCCTCGGCGACTTCCGTGGCCAGTGGGCGCCGGTGCAGGACTCTATCGAGGTGACCGCCGACCCACAGGTCATCGCCAACGGATATGTGGTTCAGGCCGAGGCCGCCTCGGGTGAGAAGCACCCGCTCGTGGCCACGCCCGTCCAGTTCGACGACGAGCCGGCACCGACGCGACGCGCGCCCGACTTCAATGAACACGGGGACGCGATTTTGACCGACGACCTCGGCATGGACTGGGACGACATCATTGATCTAAAGGTCAAGGGCGTCGTCGCGTGA
- a CDS encoding TetR/AcrR family transcriptional regulator, producing MSKSRTDVSAWLTSAPRPESRWRVRSTERATEDVRKRAQARSDRFLHIALELLSEGGAENLSVRKVVERSGMSLRSFYQSFSGTDDLFLAIYEEATLGGLERQLAAVAEAGTDPLDRLRAFMQAEWLASDPAPPLLQRSLVSFHQRLSETRPAELSALLQPQHRALTELLAACRGAGMSSPPLDDSTIASILLHTTMEMLQARVLGFYVGENVAFDQFWTFLETAFTRP from the coding sequence GTGAGCAAATCGCGAACCGACGTATCGGCCTGGTTGACGTCGGCGCCACGGCCGGAGTCGCGCTGGCGGGTACGCTCGACGGAGCGGGCGACCGAGGATGTGCGCAAACGGGCTCAGGCACGCAGCGACCGGTTCCTGCACATCGCGCTGGAATTGCTCAGTGAGGGAGGCGCGGAAAATCTCTCCGTCCGAAAGGTCGTCGAACGATCAGGCATGTCACTGCGGTCTTTCTACCAATCGTTCAGCGGTACCGACGACCTTTTCCTGGCCATCTACGAAGAAGCCACGCTCGGCGGCCTTGAGCGGCAGCTGGCCGCGGTCGCCGAAGCGGGCACTGACCCGCTAGATCGCCTTCGGGCCTTCATGCAAGCCGAGTGGTTGGCGTCCGATCCGGCCCCGCCACTGTTGCAGCGCTCGTTGGTCAGCTTTCATCAGCGGCTCAGCGAAACCCGTCCGGCAGAGCTTTCGGCCTTGCTGCAGCCCCAGCACCGAGCGCTGACCGAGCTACTTGCCGCCTGCCGTGGCGCCGGTATGTCCAGTCCGCCGCTAGATGATTCGACGATCGCGTCGATCTTGCTGCACACGACGATGGAGATGTTGCAGGCGCGCGTGCTCGGCTTCTACGTGGGCGAGAACGTCGCGTTCGACCAGTTCTGGACCTTCTTGGAAACCGCCTTTACCCGGCCCTGA
- a CDS encoding acetyl-CoA acetyltransferase: MDGSADVWILGGWQTDFARNLSKEGRDFAALTMEIVEGTLASAKVNAADIEVIHVANAFGEMFARQGHLGAMPATVCADLWDIPASRHEAACASGSIAVLSAMADLRSGTYRTALVVGTELEKTVPGDTAAQHLGAAAWTGHEGTRARYLWPSMFAEVADEYDRRYGLDDAHLRAIAQLNFANARRNPNAQTRAWTVPDPITDDDATNPVTEGRLRRFDCSQMTDGAAGLVLVGDAYLRDHPGARPIGRIEGWGHRTVGLGLRQKLDRAADDPYILPHVRAAVHDALRRARLTLEDLDGYEVHDCFTPSEYLAIDHIGLTGPGESWKAIENGEIEIGGRLPINPSGGLIGGGHPVGASGVRMLLDAAKQVSGAAGEYQVEGAKTFGTLNFGGSTATTVSFVVGAAEGV; encoded by the coding sequence ATGGATGGCTCGGCCGACGTGTGGATTCTGGGCGGTTGGCAGACCGATTTCGCCCGCAACCTCAGCAAAGAGGGCCGCGACTTCGCCGCCCTGACCATGGAAATCGTCGAAGGCACGCTCGCCTCGGCCAAGGTCAACGCCGCCGACATCGAAGTGATCCACGTCGCGAACGCCTTCGGCGAGATGTTCGCTCGCCAGGGTCACCTCGGGGCGATGCCGGCGACGGTCTGCGCCGACCTTTGGGACATTCCGGCCTCCCGGCACGAGGCGGCGTGCGCGTCCGGGAGCATCGCGGTGCTGTCCGCGATGGCCGATCTGCGGTCGGGCACCTACCGCACCGCGCTGGTAGTGGGGACCGAACTCGAGAAGACCGTGCCCGGCGACACCGCGGCCCAGCACCTGGGTGCGGCGGCGTGGACGGGTCACGAGGGTACACGGGCGCGGTACCTGTGGCCGTCGATGTTCGCTGAGGTCGCCGACGAATACGACCGGCGCTACGGCCTGGACGATGCACACCTGCGCGCCATCGCACAGTTGAACTTCGCGAACGCGCGGCGCAACCCCAACGCCCAGACCCGCGCATGGACGGTCCCCGACCCCATCACGGACGACGACGCCACCAACCCGGTCACCGAGGGCCGGCTACGGCGCTTCGACTGCAGCCAAATGACCGACGGCGCCGCGGGATTGGTGTTGGTCGGCGACGCCTATCTGCGCGACCACCCCGGTGCGCGGCCTATCGGCCGCATCGAGGGCTGGGGACACCGGACCGTGGGGTTGGGGCTGCGGCAGAAGCTGGACCGCGCGGCGGACGACCCCTACATCCTTCCGCACGTGCGGGCGGCGGTCCACGACGCGCTGCGGCGCGCCCGGCTGACCCTCGAGGACCTCGACGGCTACGAGGTGCACGACTGTTTCACCCCCAGCGAATACCTGGCCATCGACCACATCGGACTGACCGGGCCCGGTGAGTCGTGGAAGGCCATCGAAAACGGCGAGATCGAGATCGGCGGCCGGCTGCCGATCAATCCCAGCGGCGGCCTCATCGGCGGCGGCCACCCGGTGGGGGCCTCCGGCGTGCGCATGCTGCTCGACGCGGCCAAGCAGGTCAGCGGCGCGGCCGGCGAATACCAGGTCGAGGGGGCCAAGACGTTCGGCACCCTGAACTTCGGCGGCAGCACCGCCACCACCGTGAGTTTCGTTGTCGGCGCGGCAGAAGGGGTGTGA
- a CDS encoding nuclear transport factor 2 family protein: protein MTAADALVDELRIRGVIERYCALLDSGATDELLELFDESCSFAAMGRTYRGHAELAALWAGLRRTDRPGTLHAVVNPVITVDGDRASAVSGWAMLDRSGQAGTTVIALAGRYLDRLARGSDGVWRFTDRRVQTLARPAATAEQNT from the coding sequence GTGACCGCCGCCGACGCGTTGGTCGACGAGCTACGTATCCGCGGGGTGATCGAGCGCTACTGCGCGTTACTCGACAGCGGCGCGACCGATGAACTGCTCGAATTGTTCGACGAGAGTTGTTCCTTCGCCGCGATGGGACGGACCTACCGGGGCCACGCCGAGCTGGCAGCGCTGTGGGCGGGTCTGCGCCGCACCGACCGCCCTGGCACCCTGCATGCTGTCGTCAATCCCGTCATCACCGTCGACGGCGACCGTGCGAGCGCTGTGAGTGGTTGGGCAATGCTGGACCGAAGCGGTCAGGCAGGTACGACGGTCATCGCCCTGGCGGGGCGCTACCTGGATAGATTGGCCCGCGGATCCGACGGGGTGTGGCGCTTCACCGATCGCCGCGTGCAGACCCTTGCCCGGCCGGCGGCGACAGCCGAACAAAACACGTGA
- a CDS encoding amidohydrolase family protein, protein MTSTVDLPKISADAHVDEPHDLWYERLSVDLRDHAPRRILANDAGGWSLVVNGSPIGWNELSAEEAAAKEAERVAAASPDVRLDMMRTDRINAEIVFPTIGLYAWDISNPPAGQSVCQVYNDWIREQIGGHDRIKLAMMIPTWDADMAIAEVERVAADPSVGGLLLPLVGKPEWNSKEWEPLWGVIASTGRPAVMHQGSGHDMIFYRGWGSGTANLLATQSMAPRAAALLSCSGILERHPDLHAVFVECNGGWISWAMQTLDYYYQAHDEIGWTKPKLAELPSHYIRHQIHSTFQDDPVAITNLADTGAECLLWGNDYPHPESTYPESEKILDRLFDGVDIDSARAIVGGNARRLFGFDESVLKDAP, encoded by the coding sequence ATGACGAGTACCGTCGATCTGCCCAAGATCTCGGCCGATGCGCACGTCGACGAGCCGCATGACCTCTGGTATGAGCGCCTCAGCGTGGACCTGCGCGATCACGCCCCGCGCCGCATCCTGGCCAATGACGCCGGCGGGTGGAGCCTGGTCGTCAACGGCAGCCCCATCGGTTGGAACGAACTGTCGGCGGAAGAGGCAGCGGCCAAGGAGGCCGAGCGCGTGGCGGCCGCCTCGCCCGACGTGCGGCTCGACATGATGCGGACCGACCGCATCAACGCCGAAATCGTCTTTCCCACCATCGGGCTATACGCGTGGGACATCTCCAATCCCCCTGCCGGGCAGTCGGTATGCCAGGTCTACAACGATTGGATTCGCGAGCAGATCGGGGGACACGACCGGATCAAACTTGCGATGATGATCCCCACCTGGGATGCCGACATGGCCATCGCCGAGGTCGAGCGGGTGGCTGCCGATCCGTCGGTGGGTGGACTGCTGTTGCCGCTGGTCGGCAAGCCGGAGTGGAACTCCAAAGAGTGGGAACCGCTGTGGGGCGTCATCGCGTCGACGGGCCGGCCGGCCGTCATGCATCAGGGCAGCGGCCACGACATGATCTTCTATCGAGGGTGGGGGAGCGGCACGGCGAATCTTCTTGCCACGCAATCGATGGCGCCGCGCGCAGCCGCCTTGTTGAGCTGCAGCGGGATCCTGGAGCGGCATCCAGACCTGCACGCTGTCTTCGTCGAGTGCAACGGCGGCTGGATCTCGTGGGCAATGCAGACGCTGGACTACTATTACCAGGCGCACGACGAGATCGGCTGGACCAAACCGAAACTTGCCGAACTGCCCAGTCACTACATCCGGCATCAGATCCACTCGACCTTTCAGGACGATCCCGTCGCGATTACGAACCTCGCGGATACCGGAGCCGAATGCCTGTTGTGGGGCAACGACTATCCCCACCCCGAGAGCACATACCCAGAGTCGGAGAAGATCCTCGACAGGCTATTCGACGGCGTCGACATCGACAGTGCGCGGGCCATCGTCGGCGGAAACGCACGCAGGCTATTCGGTTTTGACGAAAGCGTCCTGAAGGACGCCCCCTGA
- a CDS encoding amidohydrolase family protein, with product MDLDDMILVSIDDHVIEPPDMFNGHVPQKWADQAPKVERSPEGIDRWVFQGIETSTPFGMCAVVTWPKEEWGFNPGVFSEIRPACYDVNLRVRDMDAGGVLASMNFPTMAGFNARTFCEAEDKDLALIMLKAYNDWHVDEWCGSHPGRFIPIGIVPMWDPELCAAEVRRLADKGCKAISFLEAPHAFGFPSFHNEHWDPMLTAMSEAGSVLCMHIGASGGLITLAPDAPIDHHIILPTQLTLMALQDLMFGRTLRRFPDLRIALSEGGIGWIPYYLERADRHAKNQLWIGQDWSDRMPSQIFRDQVLACFITDPAGVKLRNEIGIDNLAWECDYPHTDSTWPNGPEQLFGEFTAAGATDEEINKITHENSCRFFDFDPFKHTAKKDATVGALRARATDVDLSTVSKAEYRARAEAAGRETVQV from the coding sequence GTGGATCTTGACGACATGATCTTGGTGAGCATCGATGACCACGTGATCGAACCGCCGGATATGTTCAACGGTCATGTCCCCCAGAAGTGGGCGGACCAGGCGCCAAAGGTCGAGCGCAGCCCGGAGGGCATTGATCGCTGGGTATTTCAGGGCATCGAGACCTCGACGCCGTTCGGCATGTGCGCGGTGGTCACGTGGCCCAAAGAGGAATGGGGCTTCAACCCCGGCGTGTTCTCCGAGATTCGGCCCGCCTGCTACGACGTCAACCTGCGGGTGCGCGATATGGACGCCGGGGGCGTCCTCGCGTCGATGAACTTCCCGACCATGGCGGGGTTCAACGCGCGGACCTTCTGCGAGGCTGAGGACAAGGACCTCGCGCTGATCATGCTGAAGGCCTACAACGACTGGCACGTCGACGAGTGGTGCGGATCGCATCCGGGCCGGTTCATCCCGATCGGCATTGTGCCGATGTGGGATCCGGAATTGTGTGCGGCCGAGGTGCGGCGTCTGGCCGACAAAGGCTGCAAGGCCATCAGCTTCCTCGAGGCACCGCACGCTTTCGGCTTCCCTAGCTTTCACAACGAGCACTGGGATCCGATGCTGACCGCGATGTCGGAGGCGGGCAGCGTGCTGTGCATGCACATCGGGGCCAGTGGCGGCCTGATCACGCTGGCGCCTGACGCTCCGATCGACCATCACATCATCCTGCCCACCCAGCTCACGCTGATGGCCTTGCAGGACCTCATGTTCGGCCGTACCTTGCGCAGATTCCCGGACCTGCGTATCGCCCTTTCCGAGGGCGGCATCGGTTGGATCCCCTACTACCTCGAGAGGGCCGACCGACACGCCAAGAATCAACTCTGGATCGGTCAGGACTGGTCGGATCGCATGCCCAGCCAGATATTTCGGGACCAGGTCCTGGCTTGCTTCATCACCGACCCGGCCGGCGTCAAGCTGCGCAACGAGATCGGCATCGACAATCTGGCGTGGGAGTGTGACTATCCGCACACCGACTCGACCTGGCCCAACGGCCCGGAGCAGTTGTTTGGCGAGTTCACGGCTGCCGGTGCGACCGACGAGGAAATCAACAAGATCACTCACGAAAACAGCTGTCGTTTCTTTGATTTCGACCCGTTCAAGCACACCGCGAAGAAAGACGCGACGGTGGGTGCGCTACGCGCCAGGGCCACCGACGTCGACCTGTCGACGGTGAGCAAGGCCGAGTACCGGGCCCGTGCCGAGGCGGCCGGCCGGGAGACGGTGCAGGTCTGA
- a CDS encoding MFS transporter, with the protein MSVRNDLGRKLFQSKAYLGRVVAASMAGTVVEWYEFFLYGTAATLVFSKVFFPRGGNELDAILAAFVTYAVGFAARPLGGMVFGQLGDRHGRKKLLQLSLLLVGVSTFAMGCLPTYAQIGYWAPALLVVLRFVQGFAVGGEWGGAILLVAEHSPKSSRGFWASWPQAGVPGGNMLATVVLLVLTSTLSDAAFLSWGWRIGFWLSAVVVLIGYYIRTKVTDAPIFYEAQRQDDLVDSTRVGVVEVLKHYPRGVFTAMGMRVGENTMYYLVVTFSITYLKVHVHADTKTILWWLLAAHAVHFAVIPLAGGLSDRLGRRPIYFIGAISACTWGFFAFPMMNSGRNAVIMSAIVIGLVFHGLMYAVQPAAMAEMFPTRMRYSGVSLGYQVTSIVAGSLAPIIAVRLLETYRSAVPIAWYLAATAAVSAVSVVAAAETKGIDLAAVDLADAHKRRAVRALESGGPGPTELAEGAI; encoded by the coding sequence ATGAGTGTGCGTAATGACCTGGGCCGCAAGCTGTTCCAAAGCAAGGCCTACCTAGGCCGCGTGGTCGCAGCGTCTATGGCCGGCACGGTCGTGGAATGGTACGAATTCTTCCTGTACGGCACCGCCGCAACGTTGGTCTTCAGCAAAGTGTTCTTTCCCCGGGGCGGCAACGAGCTCGACGCCATCCTTGCCGCTTTCGTGACCTACGCGGTGGGCTTCGCCGCCCGCCCGCTCGGCGGCATGGTGTTCGGCCAGCTCGGCGACCGGCACGGCCGAAAGAAGCTGTTGCAGCTCAGCCTGCTGCTGGTCGGTGTCTCCACATTCGCGATGGGCTGCCTGCCCACCTACGCCCAGATCGGCTACTGGGCTCCCGCGTTGCTGGTGGTGCTGCGTTTCGTCCAGGGCTTCGCCGTCGGCGGCGAGTGGGGCGGGGCCATCCTGCTGGTCGCCGAGCACAGCCCGAAATCCAGCCGCGGCTTCTGGGCCAGCTGGCCGCAGGCCGGCGTGCCGGGTGGAAACATGCTGGCCACCGTCGTGCTGCTGGTGCTCACCTCGACGCTCTCGGACGCGGCGTTCCTGAGCTGGGGCTGGCGCATCGGATTCTGGCTGTCCGCGGTCGTCGTTCTGATCGGTTACTACATCCGCACCAAGGTGACGGACGCACCGATCTTCTACGAAGCGCAGCGCCAGGACGACCTCGTCGATTCCACCCGGGTAGGCGTGGTCGAGGTGCTAAAGCATTATCCGCGTGGAGTTTTCACCGCCATGGGCATGCGGGTCGGCGAGAACACCATGTACTACCTCGTCGTCACCTTCTCCATCACGTATCTGAAGGTCCACGTGCACGCCGACACCAAAACCATCCTGTGGTGGCTGCTGGCCGCGCACGCCGTCCACTTCGCCGTCATCCCGCTGGCCGGGGGTCTCAGTGACCGATTGGGCAGGCGGCCAATCTATTTCATCGGCGCGATCAGCGCCTGCACCTGGGGCTTCTTCGCCTTCCCGATGATGAACAGCGGGCGCAACGCCGTCATCATGTCGGCGATCGTGATCGGATTGGTCTTCCACGGCCTGATGTACGCGGTTCAGCCGGCGGCGATGGCCGAGATGTTTCCCACCCGCATGCGGTATTCGGGGGTGTCGCTCGGTTATCAGGTCACCTCGATCGTGGCCGGTTCGCTGGCACCGATCATCGCGGTTCGCCTGCTCGAGACCTACCGATCCGCGGTACCCATCGCGTGGTACCTGGCCGCCACCGCGGCGGTGAGCGCGGTGTCCGTCGTCGCCGCCGCCGAGACGAAGGGCATCGACCTGGCCGCCGTCGACCTGGCCGACGCCCACAAACGCCGGGCTGTTCGGGCGCTTGAATCGGGCGGCCCCGGGCCCACTGAGCTCGCAGAGGGCGCCATTTGA
- a CDS encoding DUF4185 domain-containing protein has translation MSAILRSVSLSMASAAAVGLVYVVGPAPSANATPCGAPEANVEPPAAPPAMPAPQPVVQPPTGRRPSHTNDQAPLPRLGPLISSFLKPAVPRQVAPMRPQAEVLPPGPNPPVPGLAQPPNAGQLQPNAAPVPPPQPAPAPPPSIAGAPTSLVDWVTGPDGPNKTLQRFSISGTDLGIAWDNGDPVNRQVLMAFGDTFGYCKVKGQQWRYNTLFRSSDRDLSHGIHIAEGVPNDRYSGSPVWAPSLSKQVVNTIHKAAHETGIIPTAGISIGRTQYMSYMSIRQWGRDGEWSTNYSAIARSNDNGQNWGIFPTSIRTASADAIPGAGFTPGNENFQMGAFMKGNDGYLYQFGTPSGRGGAAFLSRVPPGQLPDLTKYQYWNGDNGGRWVPNNPGAATPIFPGPVGEMSAQYNNYLKQYLVLYTNGGSNDVVARTAPAPQGPWSPEQPLVSSFSMPGGIYAPMIHPWSSGRDLYFNLSLWSAYDVMLMHTVLP, from the coding sequence ATGTCGGCGATTCTGCGAAGTGTGTCGCTCTCGATGGCTTCGGCGGCCGCTGTCGGACTCGTCTACGTGGTCGGGCCGGCGCCGTCGGCCAATGCCACCCCGTGTGGCGCGCCGGAAGCGAACGTCGAACCGCCGGCCGCGCCGCCCGCGATGCCCGCGCCCCAGCCGGTTGTCCAACCGCCCACCGGCCGCAGACCCAGCCACACCAACGACCAGGCGCCGCTGCCGAGGCTGGGGCCGCTGATCTCGTCCTTCCTCAAGCCGGCGGTCCCCCGGCAGGTCGCCCCGATGAGACCGCAGGCGGAGGTGCTGCCGCCCGGGCCCAATCCGCCCGTCCCCGGGCTTGCGCAACCGCCGAACGCCGGTCAGCTGCAGCCCAACGCGGCCCCCGTCCCGCCGCCGCAACCCGCGCCGGCACCGCCCCCCTCGATCGCGGGTGCGCCGACGTCGCTGGTCGACTGGGTGACCGGACCTGACGGCCCGAACAAGACCCTGCAGCGTTTCAGCATCTCCGGCACCGACCTCGGAATTGCTTGGGACAACGGCGATCCGGTGAACCGCCAAGTGCTCATGGCCTTCGGTGACACCTTCGGCTACTGCAAAGTCAAGGGCCAGCAGTGGCGCTACAACACGCTCTTCCGCAGCTCGGACCGTGATCTCTCGCACGGGATCCACATCGCCGAAGGCGTCCCCAACGACCGGTACTCCGGTTCACCCGTGTGGGCGCCGAGCCTGTCCAAGCAGGTCGTCAACACCATCCACAAGGCAGCGCACGAGACGGGGATCATTCCGACCGCCGGCATCTCGATCGGCCGGACGCAGTACATGAGCTACATGTCGATCCGGCAGTGGGGTCGCGACGGCGAATGGTCGACGAACTACTCCGCCATCGCCAGGTCCAATGACAACGGTCAGAACTGGGGGATTTTTCCCACCTCCATCCGTACGGCCTCGGCGGACGCCATCCCGGGAGCCGGGTTCACCCCCGGCAACGAGAACTTCCAAATGGGTGCGTTCATGAAGGGCAACGACGGTTACCTCTATCAGTTCGGGACCCCGTCGGGGCGCGGTGGCGCGGCCTTCCTGTCGCGGGTGCCACCCGGCCAGCTGCCCGACCTCACCAAGTACCAGTACTGGAACGGCGACAACGGCGGCCGCTGGGTCCCGAACAATCCGGGTGCGGCGACGCCGATCTTCCCGGGCCCAGTGGGCGAAATGTCCGCCCAGTACAACAACTACCTCAAGCAATACCTGGTGCTCTACACCAACGGCGGCAGCAATGACGTGGTCGCGCGCACCGCGCCGGCCCCGCAGGGACCGTGGAGCCCGGAGCAACCGCTGGTGTCGTCGTTCTCGATGCCCGGCGGCATCTACGCGCCGATGATCCATCCGTGGTCGTCGGGCCGGGATCTGTACTTCAACCTGTCGCTGTGGTCGGCATACGACGTGATGCTGATGCACACCGTCTTGCCCTAA